From the genome of Anoplopoma fimbria isolate UVic2021 breed Golden Eagle Sablefish chromosome 1, Afim_UVic_2022, whole genome shotgun sequence, one region includes:
- the LOC129093888 gene encoding gap junction delta-2 protein-like produces MGDWSILGRFLSEVQNHSTVIGKIWLTMLLIFRILLVALVGDAVYSDEQSKFTCNTQQPGCNNVCYDTFAPVSHLRFWVFQIVLVSTPSIFYIVFVLHKIAKDEKLDGQRAQMVAQKPPRQRGGHMRKDGMEALRVQMPTYCHYREEWDERESEGVEQSSMEEDYGKVGEDPTQQSNQVLLIYILHVLLRSVMEITFLVGQYFLFGFEVPHLYRCETYPCPTRTDCFVSRATEKTIFLNFMFNISLGCFVLNIAELHYLGWVYIFRILCSACSTCCSHERDTVSLYSNHNPLLLQLRHSLRGQLVLQNPAAMAPEKTGCLLTHAPAISFETDSTVECTSKRSPESGDKVKVKLANMARLGRTKKSWL; encoded by the coding sequence ATGGGTGACTGGTCCATACTTGGCCGCTTCCTGTCTGAGGTCCAAAACCACTCCACAGTGATAGGCAAGATCTGGCTCACCATGCTGCTCATTTTCCGTATCCTGCTTGTTGCCTTGGTGGGTGACGCTGTCTACAGCGATGAGCAGTCCAAGTTCACCTGTAACACCCAGCAGCCTGGATGCAACAACGTCTGTTATGACACCTTTGCTCCTGTTTCGCATCTTCGGTTCTGGGTTTTCCAAATTGTGCTGGTCTCCACCCCATCCATCTTCTACATAGTTTTTGTTCTGCATAAGATTGCCAAGGATGAAAAGCTGGATGGCCAAAGGGCACAGATGGTAGCCCAGAAGCCTCCCAGACAGAGAGGTGGGCACATGAGAAAGGATGGCATGGAGGCCCTGAGGGTCCAAATGCCCACCTACTGTCATTACAGGGAGGAATGggatgagagggagagtgaaGGAGTAGAACAAAGCTCTATGGAAGAGGACTATGGCAAAGTGGGAGAGGACCCTACTCAGCAGTCCAACCAGGTTCTGCTCATCTACATTCTTCATGTGTTACTACGATCTGTCATGGAGATCACCTTTCTGGTGGGCCAGTACTTCTTGTTCGGGTTCGAGGTGCCTCACCTGTACCGCTGTGAGACCTACCCTTGCCCCACTCGTACAGACTGCTTTGTGTCACGTGCCACTGAGAAAACCATCTTCTTAAACTTCATGTTCAACATCAGCTTGGGCTGCTTCGTGCTCAACATCGCAGAGCTCCACTATCTGGGCTGGGTCTACATTTTCCGCATTCTCTGCTCAGCCTGCTCCACCTGCTGCAGTCATGAGAGGGACACCGTCAGTCTGTACTCAAACCACAACCCCCTCCTGCTTCAGCTAAGGCATTCTCTGAGGGGCCAGTTGGTTCTGCAGAACCCAGCAGCCATGGCCCCAGAGAAAACTGGGTGTCTGCTCACACATGCCCCAGCCATCTCCTTTGAGACAGACTCAACTGTGGAATGCACCTCCAAGAGAAGTCCCGAGAGCGGAGACAAAGTGAAGGTCAAGCTGGCCAACATGGCCAGGCTGGGACGGACTAAGAAGTCTTGGCTATGA